In one Fimbriimonadaceae bacterium genomic region, the following are encoded:
- a CDS encoding FAD-dependent oxidoreductase: MSRVVVIGAGIVGLCSAREMVRRGHEVAVIDRGARDQHNCSWGNLGMIVPSHFEPLAAPGMVGYGLRMLANPESPFGFHVPPSPALLAWAWRFWRAATSAHVERASPVLARMHLASLDLTRDLLKELGGDFGFVEHGLLTLCKTAARLDAEAALAEHGRAFGMTVDVLDRAALREREPGVDMDVVGAVHYRNDAHLEPGLLTEALVKDLEARGVCFHWSTDALGFEQDGSDVRAVRTSAGIVEGDRFVVAGGVESEGLAAELGVRIPLVGGKGYTMTVEDPPQLPKASVILAEARVAATPMRGAFRIGGTMEIGAGDLSVSHRRVAGIRRSFCDYFPAFSEATFAGVPVWAGRRPLTPDGLPCLGVAPRFSNCAIACGHAMMGFSLGAVSGRLVAQLLEGEPHAVPLDLFGPDRFG, translated from the coding sequence ATGAGTCGCGTCGTCGTCATCGGTGCCGGCATCGTGGGCCTTTGTTCGGCGCGCGAGATGGTGCGTCGAGGCCACGAGGTCGCGGTGATCGATCGGGGCGCCCGGGACCAGCACAACTGCTCCTGGGGCAATCTCGGGATGATCGTGCCCAGCCACTTCGAGCCCCTCGCCGCGCCCGGCATGGTGGGTTACGGGCTGCGCATGCTCGCAAATCCCGAGAGTCCCTTCGGGTTCCACGTGCCGCCCTCCCCCGCGCTGCTCGCCTGGGCCTGGCGCTTCTGGCGTGCGGCCACTTCCGCGCATGTGGAGCGTGCGTCCCCGGTGCTTGCGCGGATGCACCTCGCCAGCCTCGACCTCACCCGCGACTTGCTGAAGGAGTTGGGCGGTGACTTCGGGTTCGTCGAGCACGGGTTGCTCACGCTCTGCAAGACCGCGGCAAGGCTCGACGCCGAGGCGGCGCTGGCCGAGCACGGGCGCGCGTTCGGCATGACGGTGGACGTGCTGGACCGGGCTGCCTTGCGCGAGCGCGAACCGGGGGTGGACATGGACGTCGTGGGCGCCGTGCACTACCGCAACGATGCGCACCTGGAGCCCGGCCTCCTCACCGAGGCGCTCGTGAAGGACCTCGAGGCGCGCGGGGTGTGCTTCCACTGGTCCACGGACGCGCTGGGTTTCGAACAAGACGGTTCGGACGTGCGTGCCGTGCGCACTTCCGCAGGAATCGTCGAGGGGGACCGGTTCGTGGTGGCAGGCGGCGTCGAGTCCGAGGGGTTGGCGGCCGAGTTAGGCGTGCGGATCCCGCTTGTGGGAGGGAAGGGGTACACGATGACCGTCGAGGACCCGCCCCAACTGCCAAAGGCGTCCGTGATCCTTGCGGAGGCGCGCGTGGCGGCCACCCCGATGCGGGGCGCGTTCCGGATCGGGGGCACGATGGAGATCGGGGCGGGCGACCTTTCGGTGTCCCATCGCCGGGTGGCGGGCATTCGCCGCTCGTTCTGCGACTACTTCCCGGCGTTTTCCGAGGCGACTTTTGCCGGTGTTCCCGTGTGGGCCGGGCGTCGGCCGTTGACCCCCGACGGTTTGCCGTGTCTCGGAGTGGCGCCTCGCTTTTCGAACTGCGCGATCGCATGCGGGCACGCGATGATGGGGTTCAGCCTGGGTGCCGTCAGCGGCCGCCTGGTCGCCCAGCTTCTGGAGGGGGAGCCTCACGCGGTGCCCCTCGATCTCTTCGGCCCGGATCGGTTCGGGTAG
- a CDS encoding proline racemase family protein, which yields MAEPTRVRVIDSHTGGEPTRVVLDGGPALAGSTMAERRTDFALRFDQFRSAIVNEPRGSDVLVGALLTPPEREGSDAGVVFFNNVGMLGMCGHGTIGVVETLRHLGRVREGTVRLDTPVGLVEATLRPDGAVAFDNVASYRTVKDVGVHLDGGEHVVGDVAYGGNWFFLASAGERPIALEHVGSLTAFTTRIRAALERAEITGEGGAEIDHVELYTESDTPGVDSRNFVLCPGMAYDRSPCGTGTSAKVACLAQDGKLAEGEVWRQESVTGSVFEAKVRRGPNGWLPTIAGRAWVTGESTLLLNPEDPLCWGLGAP from the coding sequence ATGGCTGAGCCCACTCGCGTTCGCGTCATCGATTCGCACACTGGCGGGGAGCCGACCCGGGTCGTCCTCGACGGCGGACCGGCGCTCGCCGGATCGACGATGGCCGAGCGGCGCACCGACTTCGCCTTGCGCTTCGACCAGTTTCGCTCCGCGATCGTGAACGAACCGCGGGGTTCCGACGTGCTGGTGGGCGCCCTCCTCACCCCGCCGGAGCGGGAAGGTTCCGACGCGGGGGTCGTGTTCTTCAACAACGTGGGGATGCTCGGGATGTGCGGGCACGGGACCATCGGCGTGGTCGAGACCTTGCGGCACTTGGGGCGCGTGCGCGAAGGCACGGTCCGCTTGGACACGCCCGTGGGGCTGGTCGAGGCGACGTTGCGCCCCGACGGGGCCGTGGCGTTCGACAACGTGGCCAGCTACCGCACGGTGAAGGACGTGGGCGTCCACCTCGACGGGGGCGAGCATGTGGTGGGCGACGTGGCGTACGGCGGCAACTGGTTCTTCCTCGCCTCCGCGGGGGAACGGCCCATCGCGCTAGAGCACGTCGGCTCGTTGACCGCGTTCACCACGCGCATCCGGGCGGCGCTGGAGCGCGCGGAAATCACCGGCGAGGGTGGAGCGGAGATCGACCACGTCGAGCTGTACACCGAGTCCGACACGCCGGGCGTGGACTCGCGCAACTTCGTTCTCTGCCCGGGGATGGCCTACGACCGCTCGCCCTGCGGCACCGGCACCAGCGCGAAGGTCGCCTGCCTCGCCCAGGATGGGAAGCTGGCCGAAGGGGAGGTGTGGCGGCAGGAGAGCGTGACCGGAAGCGTGTTCGAGGCCAAGGTGCGTCGCGGACCGAACGGTTGGCTTCCCACCATCGCCGGCCGCGCCTGGGTCACCGGAGAATCCACCCTGTTGTTGAACCCCGAGGACCCGCTCTGCTGGGGCTTGGGGGCGCCATGA
- a CDS encoding dihydrodipicolinate synthase family protein, producing MRCDWSGVFPAMTTQFHENGDLDLEATARHIDRMIGAGVSGLVMLGSLGESNTLDFEEKLEVMRVALSTANGRVPVLSGVSELSTAAACRTARRMEELGAQGLMVMPAMAYRAEGEEAKNHFLQVARSTGLPIIVYNNPLAYLVDLTPEMFADLASQENLVAIKESSGDTRRFTDLANTVGDRYTLFAGVDDLALECVVLGAKGWIAGIGLAFPEENQRFWEYAVSGNIEAARALYRWYTPVMHLDVGTKFVQNIKLAIQEAGLGSEWVRLPRMPLAGEERERVLGIIRKARERKSLVHG from the coding sequence ATGCGATGCGATTGGAGCGGGGTGTTCCCCGCGATGACGACCCAGTTCCACGAAAACGGAGATCTCGACCTCGAGGCGACGGCGCGCCACATCGATCGGATGATCGGGGCAGGGGTCTCCGGGCTCGTGATGCTCGGCTCGCTCGGGGAGAGCAACACGCTCGACTTCGAAGAGAAGCTCGAGGTGATGCGGGTCGCCCTTTCCACGGCCAATGGGCGCGTCCCGGTGCTCAGCGGCGTCTCCGAACTGTCCACCGCCGCCGCGTGCCGCACGGCCCGCCGGATGGAAGAGCTCGGCGCCCAGGGGCTCATGGTGATGCCCGCCATGGCCTACCGCGCCGAAGGCGAGGAGGCGAAGAACCACTTCCTCCAAGTCGCGCGCTCGACGGGTCTTCCGATCATCGTCTACAACAACCCGCTCGCCTACCTGGTGGACCTGACGCCCGAGATGTTCGCGGACCTCGCCTCGCAGGAGAACCTCGTCGCCATCAAAGAGTCCTCCGGGGACACGAGGCGCTTCACGGATCTCGCCAACACCGTGGGCGATCGCTACACGCTGTTTGCGGGGGTGGACGACCTCGCGCTCGAGTGCGTCGTGCTAGGCGCGAAGGGCTGGATCGCAGGCATCGGCCTGGCGTTTCCCGAGGAGAACCAGCGCTTCTGGGAGTACGCCGTTTCGGGAAACATCGAGGCGGCCCGCGCGCTCTACCGGTGGTACACGCCCGTGATGCACCTCGACGTGGGGACCAAGTTCGTGCAGAACATCAAGCTCGCCATCCAGGAGGCGGGGCTTGGCTCCGAATGGGTGCGCCTGCCGCGCATGCCGCTGGCCGGCGAGGAGCGCGAGCGCGTACTCGGGATCATCCGCAAGGCCCGAGAGCGGAAGTCGCTGGTCCATGGCTGA
- the hcp gene encoding type VI secretion system tube protein Hcp has product MFTRLSITWILACAALAASADTVSLTLKSNGAIVPGESQFASLGRANTIDCFSFDLKAALATSAASGIATGRRNYAPIKFVKRIDKASVMIWKALTQNEMIDATFNFYRPNPNGGEQLYYTVRLTQARVTGFHQFTPQASDPKNIGFAVWEEVEITFGAIVCEYVGGIQHQDSLRSGGPPLGRVPPPGVTVHPHPKPDRS; this is encoded by the coding sequence ATGTTCACTCGCTTGTCCATCACATGGATCCTCGCGTGTGCGGCCCTTGCCGCGAGCGCCGACACCGTCAGCTTGACCCTGAAGAGCAACGGCGCCATCGTCCCAGGTGAAAGCCAGTTCGCCAGCCTCGGGCGCGCGAACACCATCGACTGCTTCTCGTTCGACCTCAAGGCAGCCCTTGCAACGAGCGCGGCAAGCGGAATCGCCACCGGGCGACGCAACTATGCACCGATCAAATTCGTGAAACGAATCGACAAAGCGTCGGTGATGATCTGGAAGGCGCTCACCCAAAACGAGATGATCGACGCGACCTTCAACTTCTACCGCCCCAACCCCAACGGTGGCGAACAGTTGTATTACACAGTCCGCCTCACCCAAGCGCGCGTCACCGGCTTTCACCAGTTCACCCCTCAAGCCTCAGACCCCAAGAACATCGGGTTTGCGGTTTGGGAGGAAGTCGAAATCACCTTCGGCGCGATTGTCTGCGAATACGTCGGAGGCATCCAACATCAGGACTCGCTTCGCAGCGGCGGCCCACCGCTCGGCCGAGTTCCCCCGCCCGGCGTGACGGTTCACCCCCACCCCAAACCTGATCGCTCATGA
- a CDS encoding alpha/beta fold hydrolase has product MKLRPACLILAAASFDSACASSQIVEIRLFDGETLTGKLDLPDTSGPVKEVVVFIHGTGPGTYLDRRKISTKEFNYFDLFETEFNKRGIGFFSYSKRGVTLGTEPPTFETIDRVKFAKVVPSVEVKDIASVVSFLKGRDRLAQAKIVLLGWSEGTILAAMAAENPKSGIDALLLAGYANENLYDVIQWQYSGASSMLNLSPIFDADGNGAISNDEYASTDEKIAGYRKAALGDAKFEQLDVDKDGALTTADFRLIVAGRYKALLDAVQRDDDAWVWDNFFHVSVAWLKEHFALEANKTRLLKLDLPISIFHGERDANCPAAGVADIRRRFEVAGKHNLETHLFAEHNHDLNYLDTVFKERIPAGIAAIFDEAEKLAREARPGG; this is encoded by the coding sequence ATGAAACTCCGCCCCGCTTGCCTCATCCTCGCCGCAGCGTCGTTCGATTCCGCCTGCGCCTCCTCCCAGATCGTCGAAATCCGACTCTTCGACGGGGAAACGCTCACTGGCAAGTTGGACCTTCCCGACACCTCGGGGCCGGTGAAGGAAGTGGTGGTCTTCATCCACGGCACGGGGCCGGGAACCTATCTCGACCGGCGCAAGATCTCGACCAAGGAGTTCAACTACTTCGACCTCTTCGAGACCGAATTCAACAAGCGGGGCATCGGGTTCTTCTCGTACAGCAAACGCGGGGTGACCCTGGGCACCGAGCCGCCCACCTTCGAAACCATCGATCGGGTGAAGTTCGCCAAAGTCGTTCCCAGCGTCGAGGTCAAGGACATCGCCTCCGTCGTCTCGTTCCTCAAAGGGCGCGACCGCCTCGCCCAAGCCAAAATCGTCCTTCTGGGATGGAGCGAAGGAACGATCCTCGCGGCGATGGCCGCCGAGAACCCCAAGTCCGGGATCGACGCGTTGTTGCTCGCGGGCTACGCGAACGAGAATCTCTACGACGTGATCCAGTGGCAGTACTCAGGCGCGTCGAGCATGCTGAACCTCTCGCCGATCTTCGATGCCGACGGCAATGGGGCGATCTCGAACGACGAGTATGCGTCGACCGACGAGAAGATCGCGGGATACCGCAAGGCCGCGCTGGGGGACGCGAAATTCGAGCAGCTCGACGTGGACAAGGATGGCGCCCTCACAACTGCCGACTTCCGACTGATCGTCGCCGGCCGCTACAAAGCCCTCCTCGACGCGGTTCAAAGAGACGACGACGCCTGGGTCTGGGACAACTTCTTCCACGTTTCCGTCGCCTGGCTCAAGGAGCACTTCGCGCTCGAGGCCAACAAGACGCGCCTCCTGAAACTCGACCTGCCGATCTCCATCTTCCATGGCGAGCGGGATGCAAACTGCCCCGCCGCAGGGGTGGCGGACATCAGGCGCCGTTTCGAAGTCGCCGGCAAACACAACCTCGAGACCCATCTGTTTGCCGAGCACAACCACGACCTGAACTACCTCGACACCGTCTTCAAGGAGCGGATCCCGGCTGGAATTGCAGCGATCTTCGACGAAGCCGAGAAGCTCGCGCGGGAAGCACGGCCGGGCGGCTAG
- a CDS encoding PQQ-dependent sugar dehydrogenase, whose protein sequence is MLRWVRAFGFLALLGTCVSCGGSGSSSSSGGVVAIRGVVLARGLVQPVLYAANPADPSLAYVLERTGRIRLLVNDTLQPTPVLDITGLVVTAGECGLFGIAFDPDFASNQFVYLHYNAGSPTETRIVRYTMNAGGTSLASPFPIFSFVQPAATNHKGGSIAFDTSGMLILMTGDGGPGNDPNNEAQTPTSYLGKILRLDVTGDDFPADPDQNYRVPSDNPWVGTPGVNAEIWAFGLRNPFRWTVDPVTGGFLIADVGQDAYEEVNFEPMGRGGRNYGWRQREGRHDTNNAGPAFSTPSTDPFFEYGHGFGESITGGFVYRGTGLDASLQGRYFFADYVTKRVASVPFSLTGAGEAKATSLAAVLDHTASINAPLGAEAIDGPVSLTPDANGEIVIVDLHRGTVVRLVP, encoded by the coding sequence ATGCTACGTTGGGTGCGCGCCTTCGGCTTTCTCGCCCTGTTGGGAACGTGCGTCTCGTGCGGCGGTTCGGGCTCTTCTTCTTCGTCGGGGGGCGTCGTCGCGATCCGGGGGGTCGTCCTCGCGAGGGGACTGGTCCAACCCGTTCTCTACGCAGCGAACCCCGCCGATCCGTCGCTCGCTTATGTGCTCGAGCGCACCGGACGGATCCGCTTGCTCGTGAACGACACCCTCCAGCCCACCCCGGTGCTGGACATCACGGGCCTCGTCGTCACGGCGGGCGAGTGCGGCCTGTTCGGCATCGCGTTCGACCCCGATTTCGCGTCCAACCAGTTCGTCTACCTGCATTACAACGCCGGCTCGCCGACCGAAACGAGGATCGTTCGGTACACGATGAACGCCGGCGGCACGTCGCTCGCAAGCCCCTTCCCCATCTTCTCGTTCGTCCAGCCGGCCGCCACCAACCACAAGGGCGGATCGATCGCCTTCGACACGAGCGGCATGCTGATCCTCATGACCGGAGACGGGGGCCCCGGCAACGACCCGAACAACGAAGCACAAACGCCCACCAGCTACCTCGGCAAGATCCTGAGGCTCGATGTCACAGGCGACGACTTCCCCGCGGATCCCGACCAGAACTACCGCGTGCCTTCGGACAACCCCTGGGTTGGCACACCGGGCGTCAACGCCGAGATCTGGGCCTTCGGTCTGCGCAACCCGTTCCGCTGGACCGTCGATCCCGTGACAGGCGGGTTCCTGATCGCCGACGTCGGGCAGGATGCGTACGAGGAGGTGAACTTCGAGCCCATGGGTCGCGGCGGGAGGAACTACGGGTGGCGCCAACGGGAAGGACGTCATGACACAAACAACGCGGGCCCCGCGTTCTCGACCCCCTCCACCGACCCGTTCTTCGAGTACGGCCACGGGTTCGGTGAATCGATCACCGGGGGATTCGTGTACCGGGGAACCGGCCTGGATGCGTCGCTCCAAGGTCGCTACTTCTTCGCCGACTATGTGACGAAACGGGTCGCGTCCGTTCCCTTTTCCCTGACGGGCGCGGGCGAAGCGAAGGCTACAAGCCTCGCCGCAGTCTTGGACCACACTGCGTCCATCAACGCTCCGTTGGGTGCGGAGGCGATCGACGGCCCCGTGTCCCTGACCCCGGACGCAAACGGCGAGATCGTGATCGTGGACCTTCATAGGGGGACCGTGGTCCGGCTGGTGCCCTAG